From one Gossypium hirsutum isolate 1008001.06 chromosome D08, Gossypium_hirsutum_v2.1, whole genome shotgun sequence genomic stretch:
- the LOC121220119 gene encoding rhodanese-like domain-containing protein 14, chloroplastic — protein sequence MAALTSITPNPASSSSVYSNFRTSPLTLSSQIIADCSCLLSVRSGLASRQRLASRNRRCLIIRSAATKPAKSPAEEDWKVKRELLLEKRVRSVDAKEAFRLQKENNFVILDVRPEAEFKEAHPAGAVNIQIYRLIKEWTAWDIARRAAFAFFGIFSGTEENPEFMQSVESNFGKDAKIIVACTTGGTMKPSQNLPEGQQSRSLIAAYLLVLNGYKNVFHLEGGLYTWFKEGLPSESEE from the exons ATGGCTGCACTCACTTCAATTACCCCCAACCCAGCTTCATCCTCTTCAGTATACTCCAATTTCAGGACCTCTCCATTGACTCTCTCTTCCCAGATTATTGCAGACTGTTCTTGCCTTTTGAGTGTAAGATCAGGTCTAGCATCAAGGCAAAGACTGGCTTCCCGGAATCGGCGGTGCCTAATTATCCGAAGTGCAGCAACAAAGCCTGCAAAATCACCAG CTGAAGAAGATTGGAAGGTCAAGAGGGAACTTCTCTTGGAGAAAAGG GTAAGAAGTGTGGATGCAAAGGAAGCTTTTCGCCTTCAAAAAGAGAATAACTTTGTGATTCTCGATGTACGTCCTGAAGCAGAATTTAAAGAG GCTCATCCAGCAGGTGCTGTTAATATTCAGATATATAGGCTTATAAAGGAGTGGACGGCATGGGATATCGCCAGGCGTGCAGCATTTGCATTTTTTGGCATATTTTCCGGCACAGAAGAGAACCCTGAGTTTATGCAAA GTGTAGAATCAAATTTTGGCAAGGACGCAAAGATAATAGTGGCGTGCACAACTGGGGGTACAATGAAGCCATCCCAAAATCTACCTGAAGGTCAACAATCCAG ATCACTCATAGCGGCTTACTTGCTTGTGCTCAATGGGTACAAAAATGTTTTCCATTTAGAAGGGGGTCTTTATACATGGTTCAAAGAAGGACTGCCATCAGAATCTGAAGAATGA